From Plasmodium yoelii strain 17X genome assembly, chromosome: 11, a single genomic window includes:
- a CDS encoding GTPase-activating protein, putative, which translates to MNKYEAIKNRIIHNIHKKVTKGKKHGNTFAHNTSNNTCNINDGTFIDLRENYSSNEDKQSENEKDNDDKNIKTCNIENEESNEDNQYLTYYNDGYLRNFLKTAIVSPCLNIILGTNFISFLNEKERNRVSMTCKLLFFEVHSINNLKQLYKNKFIKNIQRKFIWKAILLAENIYMNENQYNEYQKKKSCYDNIIEKDINRTFPNNPYFINRKEDMQNKLSNILKICSLYFKDIGYCQGMNYVAAILLLVFQNNLDAIRCFIALLKGFNLKGMFIYKFPQLKKIIYQLNILIKAYMPKLFYYFKRKKIKIDFFCINWFMTLFSQDLSFENTLKLWDMFFLFGIKILIKFSLAILYHHQQKILTMSYDQALIFLKSITKLPFTNYLFEEQNFFKYLNKFKVTNRMLRHIILFKKNNEKVEICVDKKNIGKVKWSFLLKQNSKQLKNKNFNNNTHIKKISFFDKLIDNIVYKASSIMVPRNPPNLIYNDQQNRQYKHASLGANVYTDNFKIPDINYENKFPEHTYSNEILASNNNCLGINFNTNLFCGTTQKPKNEQVNHDDKREYIVSDQQSLMESNMYFDLNLTK; encoded by the coding sequence atgaataaatatgaagCAATAAAAAATCGtataatacataatatacataAGAAGGTTACAAAAGGAAAGAAACATGGAAATACCTTTGCACATAACACTAGTAATAATACATGTAACATAAATGATGGAACATTTATTGATCTTCGAGAAAATTATAGCAGTAATGAAGATAAACAaagtgaaaatgaaaaagacaatgatgataaaaatataaaaacttgtaatatagaaaatgaagaGAGTAACGAAGATAATCAATATTTAACTTATTATAATGATGGATATTTAAGAAATTTTCTTAAAACTGCAATTGTTAGTCCATgcttaaatataattttgggaactaattttatttcctttttaaaCGAAAAAGAAAGAAACAGAGTTTCAATGACATGtaaacttttattttttgaagttCATTCAATAAATAATCtaaaacaattatataaaaataaattcataaaaaatatacaaaggAAATTTATTTGGAAAGCTATATTATTAgctgaaaatatatatatgaatgaaaatcaatataatgaatatcaaaaaaaaaaaagttgttatgataatataattgaaAAAGACATTAATAGAACATTTCCAAATaatccatattttataaatcgAAAAGAAGATAtgcaaaataaattatcaaatatattaaaaatatgttcattatattttaaagatATCGGTTATTGTCAAGGTATGAATTATGTTGCTGCAATATTGTTATTagtttttcaaaataatttagaCGCAATACGTTGTTTTATTGCCTTATTAAAAGGGTTTAATTTAAAAGgcatgtttatatataaatttccacaattaaaaaaaattatatatcaattaaatatattaataaaagcTTATATGCctaaattgttttattattttaaaagaaaaaaaataaaaatcgaTTTCTTTTGTATAAATTGGTTTATGACATTATTTTCTCAAGATTTAAGTTTTGAAAatacattaaaattatgggatatgttttttttatttggcattaaaattttaattaaatttagtCTAGCTATTTTATATCATCATCAACAAAAAATTCTGACCATGTCATATGATCAAgctttaatttttcttaaatCAATTACTAAGTTACCCTTTACTAATTATCTTTTTGAAGAACaaaacttttttaaatatttaaataaatttaaagtaACTAATCGAATGTTAagacatattatattattcaaaaaaaataatgaaaaggTAGAAATATGTgttgacaaaaaaaatattggcAAAGTTAAATGGTCTTTTTTGTTAAAACAAAATTCAAAACAactcaaaaataaaaattttaataataacacacacataaaaaaaatatcattttttgataaGTTGATCGATAATATAGTATATAAAGCTTCCTCTATAATGGTACCAAGAAATCCTCCTAACCTAATTTATAATGATCAACAAAATAGACAATATAAACATGCTAGCCTAGGCGCAAATGTGTATActgataattttaaaatacccgatataaattatgaaaataaatttccTGAACATACATATTCAAATGAAATTTTAgctagtaataataattgccttggaattaattttaatactaATTTATTTTGCGGTACTACTCAAAAACCTAAAAACGAACAAGTTAATCACGACGATAAGAGAGAATATATTGTATCTGACCAACAATCTTTAATGGAATCAAATATGTATTTTGACTTAAATTTGACAAAATAA
- a CDS encoding transcription factor 25, putative, producing MSSRLLKKFLKEQNRDEINKINQSVETESLPLKPGPKKKKQIFKYLEESQSDENTSESTTQVEGDEKTILFSKNAQNQNKQKKGGLSKKDTEQHTKQETEENKKKKNKKKKKKKNKDDELEELLNKIGEEQYEKQKQERNIKNPKHPSNSNSNINSGEFAKENHELREEVKLWACTHEKYKYCLKLEKNNFDVNIELKRIFGKDFVKENKFVKKSKIKYLKNWLVQDYSTKTIQAPLTMKYVENEFKIEKEKLYLEAENLFYLLLDTHDIQSMNDLIKKYPFHIDTILILAEYYNETNNYEVANQYIKMALLLLQNIFHMNFNIDYINNNHKIYVNPQLYDNKVLFKTLYMHMQSLEYEGCTITSLEIAKLLCKIDLCNDLCGILLRIDGIMLKGNVFEFLVFFSFNFILQNIHYVMPLSRTNEIISDFFFNENDIKNGENCITEKLNPNEEISHNNIPTTNQSTNEISKTQENILKMECKENISSLKRQDGDIFDDEKIIYEQFSQNNDFTKKLPEQDRNNDKLDYLQNTHTKKKYDFQNYEIRLHFILPNFAFSIPLCLYLKNNTNVNYNEINEIKKNDILSSFSYEECKFLIPHFNINFNCYWGNNNVSNLCDKKNISYSLSYSSHLFLIRALLFYPDFVQIFVKYNNFNTSKIVKNTIYDISFKHILSHPPFSDNTLFSNKEEYEIVQKIILAYLEKNNIYYKSEKMITWVHVCSAFIHEMYKDELVAKELDEARKQWHRRIPLLDINKYKGIRVSEFKSRNYLLPDFMMEKTVSHPAPVPNTTSQYYVSLDSNVLVAFFQCLLPWYQVDYYGTHSRPVYLGTILETVIEETKRFLNI from the exons ATGTCTAGTCGACTATTAAAAAAGTTCTTAAAAGAGCAAAATAGAGATgagataaacaaaataaatcaatCTGTGGAAACAGAATCGTTGCCTCTAAAGCCTGGTcctaagaaaaaaaaacaaattttcaaatatttgGAAGAATCACAAAGTGATGAAAATACAAGTGAAAGTACGACTCAGGTGGAGGGAGATGAAAAAACAATCCTTTTTAGCAAAAATGCacaaaatcaaaataaacaaaaaaaagggGGTTTAAGTAAAAAAGATACCGAACAACATACAAAACAAGAAACAGAGGaaaacaaaaagaaaaaaaataaaaaaaaaaaaaagaaaaaaaataaagacgACGAACTCGaagaattattaaataaaattggtGAAGAACAATATGAGAAGCAAAAACAAGAacgaaatataaaaaacccAAAACACCCAAGCAATAGCAATAGCAATATTAATAGTGGTGAATTCGCAAAGGAAAATCATGAGCTAAGGGAAGAAGTCAAGCTTTGGGCATGTACacatgaaaaatataaatattgctTAAAactagaaaaaaataattttgatgtAAATATAGAATTAAAAAGAATATTTGGTAAAGATTTtgttaaagaaaataaatttgttaaaaaaagtaaaattaaatatttgaaaaattggCTAGTTCAAGATTATAGTACAAAAACAATACAAGCACCATTAACTATGAAATATGTTGAAAACGAAtttaaaattgaaaaagaaaaattatatttagaAGCAGAAAATTTATTCTATTTATTATTAGATACACATGATATACAATCAATGAatgatttaataaaaaaatatccatTTCATATAGAtacaatattaatattagctgaatattataatgaaacaaataattatgaagTAGCTAATCAGTATATTAAAATggctttattattattacaaaacatttttcatatgaattttaatatagattatataaataataaccataaaatatatgttaatccACAACTATATGATAATAAAGTTTTATTTAAAAccttatatatgcatatgcaaTCTCTTGAATATGAAGGCTGTACTATAACATCGTTAGAAATTGCAAAACTGTTGTGTAAAATTGATTTATGCAATGATTTATGTGGTATACTTTTAAGAATTGATGGAATTATGCTAAAAGGAAATGTTTTTGAAtttttggtttttttttcattcaaTTTTATCCTTCAAAATATTCATTATGTTATGCCACTATCTAGAACTAATGAAATTATAtcagattttttttttaacgaaaatgatattaaaaatggcGAAAATTGTATTACGGAAAAATTAAACCCAAATGAGGAAATCTCtcataataatattcctACTACCAATCAAAGTACTAATGAAATATCAAAAACAcaagaaaatattttgaaaatggaATGCAAAGAAAACATTTCCTCATTAAAACGACAGGATGGAGATATTTttgatgatgaaaaaataatttatgaacAGTTCAGTCAAAATAATGATTTTACTAAAAAATTACCTGAACAAGATAGAAATAATGACAAATTGGATTATTTACAAAACacacacacaaaaaaaaaatatgattttcaaaattatgaaattagacttcattttattttaccaAATTTCGCCTTTTCTATACCATTATGTTtatatctaaaaaataacacTAATGTgaattataatgaaattaatgaaattaaaaaaaatgatatattatcttctttttcttaTGAAGaatgtaaatttttaatcccacattttaatataaattttaattgcTACTGgggtaataataatgttagCAACTTATgtgacaaaaaaaatatatcatattctTTATCATATTCTTCTCATCTATTCTTAATTAGggcattattattttacccCGATTTTGTTCAaatatttgtaaaatataataattttaatacatcaaaaattgttaaaaatactatatatgatatatccTTTAAGCATATATTGTCACATCCCCCATTTTCAGACAATACCTTATTTAGTAATAAAGAAGAGTATGAAATTGTACAAAAAATCATATTAGCTTAtctggaaaaaaataatatatattataaatctGAAAAAATGATTACCTGGGTACATGTTTGTAGTGCATTTATACACGAAATGTATAAGGACGAGTTGG tGGCCAAGGAGCTTGATGAAGCACGAAAGCAATGGCACAGAAGAATTCCACTTTTggacataaataaatataaaggaATACGAGTGAGCGAATTTAAATCcagaaattatttattaccCGATTTCATGATGGAAAAAACTGTATCACATCCAGCTCCTGTCCCCAACACAACATCACAATATTATGTTTCATTAGATAGCAATGTGCTTGTAGCTTTTTTTCAATGTTTACTTCCTTGGTATCAAGTAGATTATTATg GCACGCATTCAAGGCCTGTGTATTTGGGGACAATATTGGAAACAGTGATAGAAGAAACTAAAcgttttttaaatatttaa